In Sander vitreus isolate 19-12246 chromosome 12, sanVit1, whole genome shotgun sequence, the following proteins share a genomic window:
- the LOC144527073 gene encoding dnaJ homolog subfamily B member 6-like, which translates to MVDYYQVLGVRRDSSADEIKKAYRKLALRWHPDKNPENKEEAEKKFKELSEAYEVLSDANKRSTYDRYGKEGLTGSNGGRGGHFHNGNHFHEPFTFRNPDDVFREFFGGRDPFADFFGADPFSDDPFFGSGRRHQSRANRSRTGSPFFGGFVGFPPFGAGFSPFDPGFGSFGSMSPMGHMGHMGHMTTMGSLGGGGFTSFSSTSFGGGGGGGGGGGMGNFRSVSTSTKIINGRKITTKRIVENGQERVEVEEDGQLRSLTVNGKEQLLRLEHR; encoded by the exons ATGGTGGACTACTACCAGGTTTTAGGAGTACGGAGAGATTCGTCTGCAGATGAAATAAAGAAAGC CTACAGAAAGCTGGCCTTGAGGTGGCACCCTGATAAAAACCCGGAGAACAAGGAGGAGGCTGAGAAGAAGTTCAAGGAGCTGTCCGAGGCGTATGAAGTCCTGTCAGATG CCAACAAGAGGAGCACATATGATCGCTATGGCAAAGAGGGACTGACAGGGAGCAACGGAGGAAGGG GAGGCCATTTCCACAACGGAAATCATTTCCATGAACCATTCACATTCCGCAACCCAGACGACGTCTTCAGGGAATTCTTCGGAGGCAGAGACCCGTTTGCAGACTTTTTTG GTGCAGATCCATTTAGTGATGATCCATTTTTCGGCAGTGGCCGGCGGCACCAAAGTCGAGCAAATCGCAGCCGGACAGGCAGCCCGTTTTTCGGGGGCTTTGTCGGTTTTCCTCCATTTGGCGCTGGCTTCTCACCTTTTGACCCAG GCTTTGGTTCTTTTGGCTCTATGAGCCCCATGGGTCATATGGGTCACATGGGTCACATGACAACCATGGGCAGTCTGGGAGGTGGAGGCTTCACCTCTTTTTCCTCCACCTCCTTtggtggagggggaggaggtggtggtggaggaggcaTGGGCAACTTCCGCTCTGTGTCCACCTCCACCAAGATCATCAACGGCAGGAAGATCACCACTAAAAG aatCGTGGAGAACGGGCAGGAGcgggtggaggtggaggaggatggGCAGCTGCGGTCATTAACCGTTAACGGTAAGGAGCAGCTGCTGCGGCTGGAACACCGGTAA